A window of the Pecten maximus chromosome 19, xPecMax1.1, whole genome shotgun sequence genome harbors these coding sequences:
- the LOC117317846 gene encoding innexin unc-9-like: MSELLGFVPSFSKLRGKPNDDWIDRMSHVYTVVVLVIFTVLVSSGQFFKDPIQCWHPAEFKDSMESYTKWNCWIKNTYYVPMSDIIPEDISDRQEAEITYYQWVPLILLFQAFLFKFPNMVWRIFNGGSGLNLDKVVRFAEKTQMVSPADRDDTINCLARFMDKWLDSNKEHRWNVVVRTKHQISRFMCFFCNKRAGKYLTAMYLFVKVLYVANAIGQLFLLNAFMSTSYNFYGLEFLDNLNSDRPWRESPRFPRITLCDFQIRQLQNIQRFTVQCVLPINLFNEKVFIFIWFWLIFIAVLACINLFRWLYLIVFAKNKIDYIKKYLKINNELHTNFDKKMCTRFAENYLRDDGVFVLRLVAKNSTDIVVTDLVRDLWKIFKEKQSTKKNELEPTMESNFEDAKEKEPLT, translated from the coding sequence ATGTCTGAACTACTGGGATTCGTCCCAAGTTTTTCGAAACTTCGGGGGAAGCCGAACGATGATTGGATAGACCGAATGAGTCACGTGTACACTGTGGTCGTCCTGGTGATATTCACAGTGCTGGTCAGTTCCGGTCAGTTCTTTAAAGACCCGATACAATGCTGGCATCCTGCGGAATTCAAGGACTCAATGGAATCCTATACAAAATGGAACTGTTGGATTAAAAACACGTACTATGTTCCAATGAGTGATATCATACCGGAAGACATTTCGGACAGACAGGAAGCGGAAATCACATACTACCAGTGGGTACCGTTGATCCTTCTATTTCAAGCATTCCTGTTTAAGTTCCCGAATATGGTCTGGAGAATATTCAATGGTGGCTCGGGGTTAAATCTGGACAAGGTTGTCCGTTTTGCCGAGAAGACCCAGATGGTTAGTCCGGCTGACCGCGATGATACCATCAACTGTCTGGCCAGGTTTATGGACAAGTGGCTTGACTCGAATAAAGAACACAGATGGAATGTGGTGGTTCGGACGAAGCACCAGATCTCCCGGTTCATGTGCTTCTTCTGCAACAAGCGAGCAGGGAAGTATCTGACTGCAATGTATTTGTTCGTCAAGGTCCTGTACGTGGCGAACGCCATCGGCCAGCTTTTCTTACTAAATGCATTCATGTCTACATCTTACAACTTCTACGGATTAGAATTTCTGGATAATCTCAACTCGGATCGTCCATGGAGAGAATCTCCTCGATTTCCAAGGATCACTCTTTGTGATTTCCAGATCCGCCAACTACAGAACATCCAGAGGTTCACCGTACAATGCGTGCTTCCGATCAACCTATTCAACGAAAAGGTCTTCATTTTCATCTGGTTCTGGCTTATTTTCATTGCCGTTCTCGCCTGTATCAATCTCTTCCGATGGCTGTACCTCATCGTCTTCGCCAAGAATAAAATTGATTACAtcaagaaatatcttaaaatcaACAACGAGCTCCATACCAATTTCGATAAGAAAATGTGCACGCGATTCGCCGAGAACTATCTCCGCGACGACGGCGTATTCGTCCTCCGATTGGTCGCGAAAAATTCCACAGACATTGTCGTCACAGATCTTGTGCGGGACCTCTGGAAAATCTTCAAGGAGAAACAGAGCACAAAGAAGAACGAACTGGAACCAACTATGGAGAGCAATTTCGAGGACGCAAAAGAGAAAGAACCACTCACCTGA